The Odocoileus virginianus isolate 20LAN1187 ecotype Illinois chromosome 2, Ovbor_1.2, whole genome shotgun sequence genomic interval CCTAGGCCTGGACTGGCATTGTAGACTTCCTGGGTCCTCAGTCAGAATAGGATTTCCAGCTTACCCATAAAACATGAGAGGTGATAGGTGACACATACAGGACTACTATTCCTTTGACTAAGAAGGGAGTGAAACACAAAGACCAAAGGAAATATCTGGAGGCTGATGTTGCTTGAGGAAAAGGAAGCAAAGggcagtttttctgtttttctgagttGTGATAAGAGACAGGAGCTACTTGAGAAGGGGAGGTGGTGGGCAAGTAAGTTGGAACTCAGGTCACAAGGGCTGTGGAGGTAGTAAAGGACTGCTTCCTGGAGGAGTCTGGCATGGGGCGCTGATGTAGCATCTCCCCTGCAGTGGACAATGAGGAGGCTGCACTGCTGCATGAAGAGGCTACCATGACTATTGAAGAGCTGCTGACACGCTACGGGCAGAACTGTCACAAGGGTGCTCCCCACAGCAAATCTGGAGCTGGGACAGGCGAGGAACCAGGGTCCCAGGGCCTCAATGGGGAGGCAGGACCTGAGGACCCATCTAGGGAAACTTCTACAGAGGAAAATGGCCCCACAGCCAAGGCTCACACAGGCCTTTCCTCCAACTCGGAATGTGGGACTGAGGCAGGCCAAGGTGGGGAGCCTGGCACTCCCACTGGTGAGGCTGGGCCTTCCTGCTCTTCAGCCTCCGACAAGCTGCCTCGAGTTGCTAAGTCCAAGTTCTTTGAGGACAGTGAGGATGAGTCAGATGAggcggaggaggaagaggaagacagcGAGGTAAGGGCCCATGGGGTCAGACAGATGCTGAAGTTGTAGAGAGGGCCTGGTTGATCGCCGTGCATAAttgctttctattcttttctgtctcctaTTTTGACAGCATCCCGCAAATATAGTTTaagctttttgaaaattattatctCTGCTAACACAGGTACCATTAGCGCCCTCTTACCTTTTCTTTTGTTGACATTGTAACAAATAGATCTAGTTCTAGCCTTTCAGAGTCTGTCTCCTAGAGAGATAACAAGATGGTGTTCCTTTTGGATAGTtgggtgtttcttttttctgggcAGCTTATTCTCTGGTCATGTTGCTGGAAGGTGCATTTGGCTAGCAGCCCTGGCCTTCCCCAAGGTTTCCTGCTAGTGACCACTGAACCTAGTTCAGGAAACCAGTATATCCATGCTAGCCCTCTCTCCCTTCCGCCACATTTTTCCATCaggatattatatatatgcatctaCCAGTGTTTTGAGAATCTGTGTTCAGTAAAGGCCTCTTGGTTCTGAGTGTGAGTTAGGGGGAGGGGCAAGGGGGTCACCCCAGCCTCAGTAGCCTGGGGTCGTCCCTCTGGCAGGAATGCAGTGAGGAAGAAGATGGCTACAGCAGTGAAGAGGCAGAGAATGAGGAAGACGAGGATGACACTGAGGAGGCTGAAGaggatgaggaagaagaggagatgaTGGTGCCTGGGATGGAAGGCAAAGAGGAGGTGTGTGGGGACAGGGGGGGCAATGAGTCTGAGAAAGCCAAGAAGCTAGGTATGGTGAATTCTCTGATTGTGATTTTGGGAGAAGGGTCCCCTTTCTATCTTCACACTGAAGTCAGTGGTCATGGGGGGATTTACTCTACAAGGGGAACTAGGTCTTTTGGGTAGAATTGTCTCAGAAAAGGGGGAGAGCATGCTGTAATTTCCGGAAAGATTAAATCTGTGACTATCCTGTCTGTTAAAGCCCTCTTGGTGGTCCTAGTGAGAGGAGGAAATGTAGGAGAATGATGAGAACTGTTATCCAGGAGCTCCTGTGAtactccctttcttccttttaagcCTGGCTCTGACAGTGGTACAACAGCGGTGGTGGCTCTGATACGAGGGAAGCAGTTGATTgtagccaatgcaggagactcccgCTGTGTGGTGTCTGAGGCCGGCAAAGCTTTAGACATGTCCTATGACCACAAACCGGAGGATGAAGTGGAGCTAGCACGCATCAAGAATGCTGGAGGCAAGGTTACCATGGATGGGCGAGTCAACGGTGGCCTCAACCTCTCCAGAGCCATTGGTAAGGACCAAGAAACTATGGGAAAGACTTCTGGGGTCTTGATCTCTGTTCCAGACACCTGTAGCAAACTTTAATCTTcataaccattttatttttcaaactactTTTGTATCTGCTACCTCTGTCCCTTAAACATCTCTGTGAAATAGATGAGATAGGTATTGAAAAAGACAGGTTAGTGACTGACCTAAAGTTCAGCAACCCAAAGACAGGGCTAAAACCAGAAAAGTTAGAACTCATTTCATCCCACTAGATAATAGAACTTtgtaaagaagagaaatgaacgGCAGGGTTTGATTGGCCTCAAGCACAAATCTGTGGGAGGTGCTCAGACTACTTGTTCATCAGCCAACCATTCCTTTACTTCAGGAGACCACTTTTACAAGAGAAACAAGAACTTGCCACCAGAGGAACAGATGATTTCAGCCCTTCCTGACATCAAGGTGCTGACTCTCACAGACGATCATGAGTTCATGGTCATTGCCTGTGATGGCATATGGTGAGCACTGGCAGAACACCCTAAAATTCCCTTTTTCCCCTGCAGCATTACTTCTCATGTGGGGCTCTGAGCTTCTTTATCTTCTTACTAATGACTGTAGTCAGCGCCTCTTCTCAGGTTGCTCTAAGATTAGAGCCTATATAGGTAACTTGGTGTCAAGATCCCCAAGGGGAAGGCAGAGCTGACAACAGTCTCTGTGGGTGTTTACATTGGCCTGGGGCAtctgtcaggcttcccaggtggtgcagtggtcaagaatacacctgtcagtgcaggagacaggttcaatcccttgtttgggaagatccccctggaagaGATattggcaaccccctctagtattctttcctggagaatgccatggacagaggagcctggtgggtccattgagttggacacacgagcagctgagcatgcacacatggggCAATATGTCATCTCATATTCTTCTACTCTGCCTTGGTGGGACTAAAAAGGATTCTTACTGTTGTTTATGACCCCAGGAATGTGATGAGCAGCCAGGAAGTTATAGACTTTATTCAATCAAAGATCAGCCAGCGCGATGAAAATGGGGAGCTTCGGTTACTGTCATCCATTGTGGAAGAGGTAAGTCCCAGGGTGGAAAGAGGGTAtccaaaattttctcttttagcCTGAGTTAAAATCAGAACCTGGGAATACTGACATACTAAACTCTAACTAGAAAGATCCACTTCCCCTCATTTCCCTGACTTATCCTTATGCCTTATGGACTAGCATGTAGCCTGTTTTGTGGCACCTGTTGCCTGTTCCCTTCCTTCTGCTACCCTGTCTCAGCAAGGCCAGCTCTCTAAGACTTTAGGTTCCCAGCAAGTTTTCAAACCCTGCAGCTGAACTGCCCCTTCCCTTTTGTAGCTGCTGGATCAGTGCCTGGCACCAGACACTTCTGGGGACGGTACAGGGTGTGACAACATGACCTGCATCATCATTTGCTTCAAGCCCCGAAACACAGCAGCGCCTCAGCCAGAGAGTGGCAAGCGGAAACTGGAGGAGGTGCTGTCTACCGAGGGGgctgaagaaaatggcaacagcgACAAGAAGAAGGCCAAGCGGGACTAGCGGTTGTCCAGATTTCTGCCCACCTAGACTGTTTTCTGAGCCCTCCAGACTGAGACtgagttttgtctttttcctttagcCTTAGCAGTGGTTATCAGGTGTGCAGGGGGAGCTGGGTGGCTTGGCTCAGCCCATTCCAAAGAGGGCTCTCCCTCCACACAACAGCCTGGGAGCCTCTGCTgtcctccccagcctcctccttgCTCCTTGGGGCTCATCACCGGTTCTGTGCCTGTGCTCTGTTGTGTTGGAGGGAAGGACTGGTGGTTCTGGTTTTTACTCTGTGAACTTTATTTAaggacattcttttttattggcgGCTCCATGGCCCCTAGCCGCTTGCACCTGCTCTCTGTTGTACACTTTCAGTCAACACTTTTTCAGACTAAAGGCCAAAACCTAATCGTGCCCATGGTGTCCTTTTTTTCTCTACTGCCATCTTCACTCACCCAGGATACCCTGGGTCCGTACTTATTCCCACCAGAGTAGTATCTATGTAGCCCTTTTCCTGCGCGCgcgcgtatgtgtgtgtgtctgtgtgtgcgcgcgcgcgcctgCCTATAGTAGTGTAAGTTTGGGAGAAGGGGCCTGGGTATTGTAACTCCCTGAGCTGCTTACAGGCTGGCCTGCCGTCGCAGCTCATTCTCACCCCCTCCTAGAGTTAGAAATGATTTCCTTGTTTCTCCTGCGAGGAGTCAGGATCGGGCTGGTGGCCTTTAAGTTTAAAGCCAGGGGCAGGGTTCGACCTGCCCTCCTTGCCGGCCAGGTTCCACCTGATTCTTGATTGGCTCTTCCGCTTGCCTTCGTCACAATCACTTCCTGGTCACACTGTGGACGCTTTGGCTGTTTCTACTTTTCATGGACTACGCGTCCCGTGTGGCTCTGCGGCAGCGGAAGCGGAAGCGAGTACGGAGGTATCAGCTGGTCTCCGTAGGGGGGTAGGGGGCTCCATGAATGgacgcggcggcggcggcgggagcggCCTGAGCTGGGCGCCGGGGCTAGGGCCGGGGGCTGCCCGGGGCCCGCGCCGCTGTATGGGGGCTGCCTGCGGGCCCTGAGAGGAAGGGCGGGCGGGCCGAAttgggaggggcggggccgggcggccGCAGGCCGGAGGCGCGTCGGGCTGGAGCCGGTCACGATGCCCCGAAGGAAGCAAAGCCACCCGCAGCCCGTGAAATGCGAGGGGGTCAAAGGTCAGGGGTCAGGGGccgtggggtggggaggagcgggGGTGGGGTCAGTGGCGAGGGTTCAGGTCTGGGTGGAGGGCGACtcctgagggatggggtgagcGACCTGGACTCCTAGTTTCCCATCAAGGTACCCGAGAGGGTCTGCGAGTGCGGGAAGTACGGTCTGCGAGGGTTGGCTCCCCGGGTGCGGATGATGGGCACGGTTCCTGAGGGAGAATCTACAAGCCCCCTCCTCTCTTCAGTGGATACCGAAGACTCCCTCGACGAAGGACCCGGGGCCCTGGTATTGGAGAGTGATTTGCTACTAGGCCAGGATCTGGAGtttgaagaggaggaggaagaggaagaggaggaaggtgaCCGCAACAGCGACCAGCTCATGGGCTTCGAGAGAGACTCTGAAGGTGGGTTTGGGGGCACTTACTTAAAGTGACCACTGGAACCCCAGCCTTTAGGAGGCAGGTTAGGTTTAGTTCTGAGCAAAACATGCTTTCCTGCCAGTGCGACTGGTTTAGTATAAGTTTAGATTTGAGCTAGATTTCATTTGTCTGATGGTCCTTCACTTTGTTGAGGTGAAGTTTTAGGGCCTGGTTCAAAGATGTTATGAATAGTACAGTGGAGGAATCACAGAAAGCAACTGATTACAAGTAAATGCCCTTTTAATAACCTTGTCTTGCTCCCTAGCCCATTCATTAAGAGTTTAAGAGGTTTAGGGAAGCAACCTCATTCATGCTGGTACTTCTAACTCCGTTTCACCTGCAACATAAACTCCTTTTGCACTGAGGTTTTAATTTTTACCCTCAAATATCCTTCCACAGTCTTCCCTGTGATCTTAGCATTACCCCATCCTAAGTTGCTGCACTACCTAAACACTTAATGCCACTTCTGGAAGATGCTTTTGAAAGTCTTTGAAGGGATCCACACAAAAGGGAATCCATCCTTTAGGCTTAGAAGTAGTATTATATGCATTACTTTGTTTCTTCTTCCCTCCAAATTTTGTCTCTTGAGACAGCATGCAGctgattataaattaaaaactgagtCCTCACTGACGGAAGAATTAGAAAAAGGTCTCAGGCCTCTGCCTTGTGTATTTTTGCTTATCCCAAGAATTACTTAATTGTTGATTGATTTCCATCTGTGGTCCACTGTAAaccacacatttttttccattccatGGACCTATGTGCAACTCTATCATCACTGGGTTAGTCCAGGCTCAGAGGTAGCTAATTCATGTTGAATGTTTAGCTGAATTGAAGTTGAATGTTACTGAATGTTAGCTAAATGTTAGCTGAACTGAATGTTAGTTGTTAGTTGAATGTTAGCTGAATGTTAGTTGAATTGAAGAGAAGGGTGGAGCCCAGCAAGTGGTGAGGCCACAAGTGAGAAAAAGCGAGTTTTGAGTCTGTTTTTGCCCTGTGTTGATGTCTCTTCTCTCGTCTGTCTCACCAGGAGACTCTCTGGGGGCCAGGCCTGGGCTTCCCTACGGGCTGAGTGACGACGAGTCTGGGGGCGGCCGGGCACTAAGCGCGGAGAGTGAAGTTGAGGAGCCAGCCAGGGGTCCAGGGGAGGCCAGGGGTGAGAGGCCAGGCCCAGCCTGCCAGCTGTGTGGGGGGCCCACAGGTGAGGGGCCGTGTTGCGGGGCAGGAGGACCGGGTGGGGGGCCCCCGCTGCCCCCACGGCTACTGTACTCATGCCGCCTCTGCGCCTTCGTGTCCCACTACTCGAGCCACCTGAAGCggcacatgcagacacacagcGGGGAGAAGCCGTTCCGCTGTGGCCGCTGCCCCTACGCCTCAGCCCAGCTCGTCAACCTGACACGACACACCCGCACCCACACTGGCGAGAAGCCCTACCGCTGTCCCCACTGCCCCTTTGCCTGCAGCAGCCTGGGCAACCTGAGGCGGCATCAGCGCACCCATGGGGGGCCCCCCACTCCTCCCTGCCCGACCTGTGGCTTCCGCTGCTGTGCTCCACGTCCTGCCCGGCCTCCCAGTCCCACAGAGCAGGAGGGGGCAGTGCCTCGGCGACCTGAAGGTAAAAAGCCAGGCCTAAAGAACCTGGGATATGGGTGGGTGGCCTTAGTGGGTACCTGCATTCATAGCCCAGGTCTCACTGTCCCCACAGATGCCCTGCTGCTTCCAGATCTGAGCCTCCATGTGTCACCAGGCGGTGCCAGCTTCCTGCCGGACTGTGGGCAGCTGCGGGGTGAAGGGGAAGGCCTGTGTGGGACTGGGTCAGAACCACTGCCAGAGCTGCTGTTCCCTTGGACCTGCCGGAACTGTGGGCAagagctggaggagggggagggcagtCGGCTGGGGCCAGCCACATGTGGGCGCTGCATGCGAGGAGAGACTGGAGGTGGTGCCAGTGGGGGACCCCAGGGCCCCAGTGACAAAGGCTTCGCCTGCAGCCTCTGTCCCTTTGCCACTCATTATCCCAACCACTTGGCTCGGCACATGAAGACGCACAGCGGTGAGAAGCCCTTCCGCTGTGCCCGTTGTCCCTACGCCTCTGCTCACCTGGACAACCTGAAACGGCATCAGCGCGTCCACACGGGAGAGAAACCCTACAAGTGCCCCCTCTGCCCCTATGCCTGTGGTAACCTGGCCAACCTCAAACGTCATGGTCGGATCCACTCTGGGGACAAACCTTTTCGGTGTAGCCTTTGCAACTACAGCTGCAATCAGAGTATGAACCTCAAACGCCACATGCTGCGGCACACAGGCGAGAAGCCCTTCCGCTGTGCCACCTGCGCCTATACCACAGGCCACTGGGACAACTACAAGCGCCACCAAAAGGTGCATGGCcatgggggggtgggagggcctGGCCTCTCTTCCTCTGAGGGCTGGGCCCCACCTCACAGTCCTCCCCCTGTTTTGAGCTCTCGGGGCCCAACAGCCCTGGGTGCCACCAGTAGCCGAGCTCTCCATACAGACTCACCCTGAACTAGGTCCTTCTGTCCCAGGGCTCCATGCAGTAGTCCTGACCCTCCTGTGTTTTATACAGACGGACCAGAagccaccttctccttcctcccccgcTGGCCAGGGGGCTCCACACTGACTCACCTAGGCACTGTATGGACCAGCCCAAACCCCATGGGCAGGGGACCCACATGGACCAGGGGGCCTTGCCCTGACTGATGCACTTCATAAGCTCAGTGAGAAGGGCCCTGTATTCATCTCCACTGCTCCCAGGGGCAGTGGAGGAACTGGCTGGGGGACTGTCCAGCCTcgcacctgtttatttaacttatttcagTGCTTTATAATAAAGGAAACACTAACAAAGCCATGTCTATGCTGAGTTGGCAGTGACAAGCACGGCTCAGGCTCACCCTTAGCACAGCAGTGCGTGCTGTGATGGGGGGAGCAGGGGCAGAGAGGGAACCAGAGGTAGGCAGCAATCAGGCTGAGTTTAATGATGGGGAGCTGGGCCAGACCGTACACAGACCTCTGCCCATCCCCTTGGCTCATGGCCCTGAGAAGCCAGAAGCAGCCTGGAGGGAACTGTGGTTCCTCCCCAAGCAGGTAGCCATGGTCCCGTGGACTTTGTGCAAAACACTAAATGCTAATTTGGCATTGAGGGCCAGCTCTGGGTGATCCTTTGTGTAGCCAGCCCCAGGATgggggggaggtggagggagaagTGGGTTAGGAGGCCCCTGGCTgagaggagaaaaggggacaagagaaaggaaaatgcccCCCGTTTGGGGGTCAGGACGGGACACAGGCACAGGACAAGTTTCTGAACATTctcccagggcagagggcagacatCCGAGCACTGGATATCACAGGTCCTCGTCTCCAATGCCCTCGAAGGCAAAATTGCCGTGGACATCACTGGCACTGGCATCTGTACCAGGAGTGCCAATCCCCCGCAGGCTCACAGCACTCAGCTTGCTCTGGAATAAAGGCAGGGTTGGGGGTCAGAGCGCTTGAGCCTCCCTGAGATCCCCTACGAACACCAACCTCACCAAGCCTTGTGGGAAACTTACTGAGAGTTTGACCATGGACTCCCGACTGGCGTCTGGTGACTCCTGGGGAAGATGAGGCAGTGGCATCAGAGACCTTGTGGGGAGTtaaggcaagggtggggtgggctgggggctgggggctagGGCACTGATCAGGAAGCAGTACTTACAAGCAATGGTGGTGACTTCACGGCTTGCTGGCTGTCTGAGCGTCTCAGGGTGCCCCCAACCCGACGGCGCAGCATCTGGGGATGGAGACGTGAGGCGCCGGTAAGGGCAGGATCACTCCCATGAGAATCCTGagcctttcccctccctctcagaAGCACCAGCCCTAGGACAAAAGGCAGGGAGAGCACAGCCACCACGTACCTTCCTGAGACTGCCGCCAGATTTCTTCACCATCAGTTCATCTAccatggactgcaagcagatACTCATCATGATAGCCTGAGGGCAAGGGGAGAGCTCAGCCTGACTAGAGTGGTCACCCTGAGCCCAGCACCCCTAGGACAAGGACTCCCACTCACATGGAGTCCTGGAAGCCCTAGACTTGGGTATCTAAGAGAGACGGTGCAATGGGCTCCAGAGGAGGCCTGAGGGTGGGCTCACACCTGGGGGCTGGTGATGGTGACCCACTGTAGCCGGTCTTTGCTCATGAGGTATTCAAAAGCCAGTTCCAGGCGCACCTCACCCCGGCCCCGGCCGGGGCTGCTTGTGCTTCCACTGGGCAGTGGCACCTGGAGAGGAAGGGGAATCAGGTTGTGTTCGTTCTCAGCCGGAGAGGCTGTGCCTCGTGCCTTGACCTACTCCAGCCCATTCCTGAAGCGCAAGGCTTGCCAGGCCTCCATCCCAAAGGCCTCCCCTTCCTACCCCAACTCACAGAGGAGGTGACCCGCCAGCACCGCATGCGGGTGACCCGGAAGGAGCCTTCACGGAGCTGCTGGCCAGGCAGGCGGAGCTGGAGGCTGAGCTCACTGTTGCCTGCGCTCACCACCACTGGACAGTCCTTCTCGGGGAAGTCAGCCACACAGGCGTCGAAGCGCAGGTAGCCGTAGTGCCGCAGCGTCTGGGCCAGCCGCAGAAACTGAAACCCAGTCACCATGTGGGCGAGTCACGAGGGGAAGCAGGACAGCCCAGAGGAAGCAACCCCTTGGAGGGAGACGGGGAGGCAAGGCTCACCTCCTTCTTGGAGACCTTCTCCTGCAGCGATTTGAGCTGCCGGTGCTGCTCCTTGGTGACCAGGATCCATCCACGCTCAATGTCTGCTACCGTCTACAGTGGAGACATGGTGTGAGGGGCTGCTCCCAGTCAGAGGTCCAAAGAAAGTGTCCAGTTACTTCTGTCCAGCCTGACCCCTAGCCCCACAtctgagccagctctttgcagtgAGTCTTCTTGACCAATCATCTTACAAGGCAGGGAGAGTACAGGTTGTGCCAGATGCCCTCAGAGTATGCTAGGAACTTCCCCGTGAACCGGCAGTAAAGACACGAAAGGAGTTTTCTCGGCAGAGTGGGACACCAGAGCCATTTTCAGGGGAAGGGTTCTGAGGCAGCTCCAAGCTCACCTGAGCATAAAGCAGGTTCAGGCCAACCCGGTTCTCCATGACATCGTCATCATAGGCAGAGTCCCAATAACTGTGAGGCCAAGGGGTGGAAAGGGGTAATGGGGCTAagctgggagaaggcaagaggtAGAAAGGAAAGGGGGGCAAAACGGGAGCAATCTGGAACTATGGGGTGAAGGGTGATACAGTCAGAGGAAGCTTGGGAGGCCTGGTAGAAAAACCCAGCACTACCCCCTTGACCAGGTCACTCTGTCTCAACACATGGCCCCATAATCCAACCCAgcactctctccctcctcccagcccagccctgacCTCTTCCTCAGCACAATCTTATATTCTTGACTCCGAAGACTGGTAACAGACACATAAGGCAGTTCAAACTCTTGCAACTTTCGTACAActatgggtttaaaaaaaaaaagaaaatgtcagacTCAGGGGAGGGAAAGCAAGAGGGAAGCCCTGGGGAAATGCCTGCCACATTCTTGGGGGAGACAGGGAGACAAATTCACTACTCAAAACAGGGAAGTTGTAAAGTCCAGAGAAACTCACATGAAAAGGCTCCATCCTCTTTTTCTCGAACTAGAAATAGACTGAAGTAGCCAATCAAGTCATCTGGAAGATCCAGCTTTGCAGCcacagcctggagacaaggaagGAAGTACAGCTCATCAAATGGGGTGGTTCCAATCACCTTAAGCCCGGGAAGGAGTGCAGGGGGCACGGGGGAAGGAACACCAGTGCAGAACAAGTGCCTCACCTCTAGGACATCCTCAGTCTGATCTGAAGTTAGCACGTTGACCAGAACTTTCTGCCCGTTGCTGAGCAGCACTTCCAAAGAGACCTCTTCTGTGGGGACCTGCTGTGTCTCCTGGTTGTGAACATGGGAATGGAATGGGAACACCTCCTTGTTAACCACATGCCTGGTGTCCAGTTCTGGCCCTTTCCCAACTGTGTATTTCTAGGTTCCTCCAGTGCCTTTATTCGCAGCGGCTTAATTATAAGCTGTTTCCTTGATTTCACTGGTACAGCAGAAACCCCCTTCCATGAAGAAAGATGCCAGAATAACTCCTCTGTACCCACCTGATTAAAATGATGTAGCCCTACAGGAAGGTGCTTCAACCTTAAATCTTGGTCCCCCAAAGCCTCACCTGCTGTGCCCGACGCAGGAAACTATTGAAGGTCTCACTGCTCCCAAGCAATGGGTCTTGCCGAACTGTGGGGACAAGAGAATGATGTTCTAGTAACTTACGGTTCCTTCTTGGCTCCCTCCAGTTCTCTTCTTCGTAGGCTCCCTTTCCTTGGCTGATGGTGGCCTATCACATCTTCCAGCTGGCCTCACCCCATTCACTGtttgcataatttcttttttaacttaatttttattttttggctgactgtgcagtatgtgggatcttgggttcccgatcagggatcaaaccggcaccCCCAGccttggaagtgcagtcttaaccactggattgccagggaagtcccctgccctACCCTTAGCTACCATCTAGTTAAGTACCGTCTATAGGACTTAATGTTCATCTAAAGCAcattggacacaaatgaagtatGAAGTTCTCCCCACTAACTGAAAATGCTTTAAGACTGTTTAGTGCCGTATTAGTACTTCTTATAGATGTCAGGGCCAAAACTGCTTTTCTGGTACCTAGATGCTAGAGCATCCTTGCATGTTATTTACTTTTGCTCATTAAATAACAGATCAAACAAGAGGCTTCCCAGCAGGGCCTTCTACAGAATCAGCTGTTTTGATTCTCTACCCATAATCCTCAACAGAGTCAGCCTCTGCTCCCTCGAGCCACTCACCAGCTTGCATGTACTTCTCTAACTGCTCTCTCCTCTGTTCCACCTCAGCAGGTGTCAGAGAGAAAAGCTTCTTTGGGGGAAATGCAGGAAGTACATTCGCCCCATATTCCTTCCGAAGCTATTTGGAGAAAGAGATACAACTCTTTACATAAACATCGCAAGTGACAAGAAGCAATCCACATTTATAATATTCTCTTGGGCTCCCCTTCCTTTTCCTCAATCCCTGCTCCCCTACCAACCCTGGTCACCCAGGAAATGATTCCTTTGGCAAGGGCGGCCATTGCTCTATTCTAGATATATGCCCTTTACAATCTTACAGTGTGCGAGCCAGCCCCTTCACAGGGTGGGAAGGATTTATATAGGGCCAGGGCCTAGTGAGCCTCTTCATTATCTAGCAAGGCTGTATTCATTGAACCCCTACAGGAAGCAAAGGGCTTTGTAAGGAGAGTTTATGTGCACAGTCAAGTAATAGCTAAGTATATTCACGAAGCATCTTAGGACTTAAAAGGGACACTGCAGATCAATGAATCCATTTTTCAGCTGGAGTAGCTGAGGCCCAAAGAAATCAGGCAGCTTGCTCAGGGTTGCACAACTAGTAATCAGTAGAATCAAGGCTCTACTGAATTAAATACAGAGCTCACAATCTGGTGAGAACAGAAACATTACATCACAGACACAGGATAACTGGAACAGCTACACCCACTCAGGTGCGTCAAGGAACACAGACCCAAACTGATGAATGGTTTGTATGAACTGGGAAAAGAATTTCAAGTTGCAACTCAGCTGACAGAAGGAAAGTGCTCTGGCAGCGGAGGGGGAAGGGGGGCGATCTATCCATGCACAGGCACAGGCAGTGTACAGGCTGTGTAAGACGGGGGCAGAGAAACAGGAAGGAGAACGTGAGTATAGACAGGGGTGGTTAGAGTGGCAGACATTAAGCTTCCTAGGGAGTTCCCCGGAAATGTCACACGACCAGATAAAGCACTAAATCCTCCCCTGCGGCTGTGATTAAAAGGGAACTACAGCCTACGGAAAAGCGACGAGGCGGGAAATGGAGACGCTGGTGCCCAGGTGAAGGAAAGGGCTTGACGCTGCCTCAAGGCAGGGGTGCCAGTCCCACCTGCTCGTGCAGCCCCAGGAGCTGGCTGTAGCGCACCCGACAGTGCAGGACTCCATTCACGTGAATATTATAGGCCTGAGGACACAAAAGCAGGCAAGCATTTTAGGGTTGCGGTCTGGGCGGTCCCCTTGCGAACCCTGGCCGGAAGTGGCCTGGCACAGCTGCGCTGAGAAACGCGCCGAGATCTTCCGAGGATTGCCAGTGTATCTCCCCCAGAGCCAGGTCCCAAAGCAGAAGGACCAGTCGGGGCAAACTCGGGCGCTCGGGCTGCAGTCTTCTTCCCCCAGAAGCCAGTGACGCCCACCAGAGTAGCCGCGGCCCAGCCGAGGGAGGCGATGCGGCCGAACAAAGGACCTACAG includes:
- the ZNF513 gene encoding zinc finger protein 513 isoform X2 gives rise to the protein MGFERDSEGDSLGARPGLPYGLSDDESGGGRALSAESEVEEPARGPGEARGERPGPACQLCGGPTGEGPCCGAGGPGGGPPLPPRLLYSCRLCAFVSHYSSHLKRHMQTHSGEKPFRCGRCPYASAQLVNLTRHTRTHTGEKPYRCPHCPFACSSLGNLRRHQRTHGGPPTPPCPTCGFRCCAPRPARPPSPTEQEGAVPRRPEDALLLPDLSLHVSPGGASFLPDCGQLRGEGEGLCGTGSEPLPELLFPWTCRNCGQELEEGEGSRLGPATCGRCMRGETGGGASGGPQGPSDKGFACSLCPFATHYPNHLARHMKTHSGEKPFRCARCPYASAHLDNLKRHQRVHTGEKPYKCPLCPYACGNLANLKRHGRIHSGDKPFRCSLCNYSCNQSMNLKRHMLRHTGEKPFRCATCAYTTGHWDNYKRHQKTDQKPPSPSSPAGQGAPH
- the ZNF513 gene encoding zinc finger protein 513 isoform X3, with the translated sequence MPRRKQSHPQPVKCEGVKVDTEDSLDEGPGALVLESDLLLGQDLEFEEEEEEEEEEGDRNSDQLMGFERDSEGDSLGARPGLPYGLSDDESGGGRALSAESEVEEPARGPGEARGERPGPACQLCGGPTGEGPCCGAGGPGGGPPLPPRLLYSCRLCAFVSHYSSHLKRHMQTHSGEKPFRCGRCPYASAQLVNLTRHTRTHTGEKPYRCPHCPFACSSLGNLRRHQRTHGGPPTPPCPTCGFRCCAPRPARPPSPTEQEGAVPRRPEDALLLPDLSLHVSPGGASFLPDCGQLRGEGEGLCGTGSEPLPELLFPWTCRNCGQELEEGEGSRLGPATCGRCMRGETGGGASGGPQGPSDKGFACSLCPFATHYPNHLARHMKTHSGEKPFRCARCPYASAHLDNLKRHQRVHTGEKPYKCPLCPYACGNLANLKRHGRIHSGDKPFRCSLCNYSCNQSMNLKRHMLRHTGEKPFRCATCAYTTGHWDNYKRHQKVHGHGGVGGPGLSSSEGWAPPHSPPPVLSSRGPTALGATSSRALHTDSP
- the SNX17 gene encoding sorting nexin-17; its protein translation is MHFSIPETESRSGDSGGSAYVAYNIHVNGVLHCRVRYSQLLGLHEQLRKEYGANVLPAFPPKKLFSLTPAEVEQRREQLEKYMQAVRQDPLLGSSETFNSFLRRAQQETQQVPTEEVSLEVLLSNGQKVLVNVLTSDQTEDVLEAVAAKLDLPDDLIGYFSLFLVREKEDGAFSFVRKLQEFELPYVSVTSLRSQEYKIVLRKSYWDSAYDDDVMENRVGLNLLYAQTVADIERGWILVTKEQHRQLKSLQEKVSKKEFLRLAQTLRHYGYLRFDACVADFPEKDCPVVVSAGNSELSLQLRLPGQQLREGSFRVTRMRCWRVTSSVPLPSGSTSSPGRGRGEVRLELAFEYLMSKDRLQWVTITSPQAIMMSICLQSMVDELMVKKSGGSLRKMLRRRVGGTLRRSDSQQAVKSPPLLESPDASRESMVKLSSKLSAVSLRGIGTPGTDASASDVHGNFAFEGIGDEDL
- the ZNF513 gene encoding zinc finger protein 513 isoform X1, with protein sequence MPRRKQSHPQPVKCEGVKVDTEDSLDEGPGALVLESDLLLGQDLEFEEEEEEEEEEGDRNSDQLMGFERDSEGDSLGARPGLPYGLSDDESGGGRALSAESEVEEPARGPGEARGERPGPACQLCGGPTGEGPCCGAGGPGGGPPLPPRLLYSCRLCAFVSHYSSHLKRHMQTHSGEKPFRCGRCPYASAQLVNLTRHTRTHTGEKPYRCPHCPFACSSLGNLRRHQRTHGGPPTPPCPTCGFRCCAPRPARPPSPTEQEGAVPRRPEDALLLPDLSLHVSPGGASFLPDCGQLRGEGEGLCGTGSEPLPELLFPWTCRNCGQELEEGEGSRLGPATCGRCMRGETGGGASGGPQGPSDKGFACSLCPFATHYPNHLARHMKTHSGEKPFRCARCPYASAHLDNLKRHQRVHTGEKPYKCPLCPYACGNLANLKRHGRIHSGDKPFRCSLCNYSCNQSMNLKRHMLRHTGEKPFRCATCAYTTGHWDNYKRHQKTDQKPPSPSSPAGQGAPH